TCGTCGTCATCGTGAACGCGGGCAAGGTGGCGCTGACCGGCAACAAGCGGCAGACCAAGGTCGCCTACCGGCACTCCGGTTACCCGGGCGGCCTCAAGCAGGTCGGCTACGACGAGCTGCTGACCAAGCGGCCCGAGCGGGCCATCGAGCTGGCGGTTAAGGGGATGCTCCCGCACAACAAGCTCGGCCGTCAGCTGATCAAGAAGCTGAAGGTCTACGCCGGTGCCGAGCACCCGCACCTGGCGCAGCAGCCGGTGCCGTTCGAGATCAAGCAGATCGCGCAGTGAGCGAGGGCGAAGGAAACAGCATGACCGACATCATCGAGACCGAGGTCGCCCCCGAGGCCACCGAAGCGCCCGCGCCCGTCGCCCGCGCGCCGCATGGTGACCGGCCGATCCAGACCGTCGGCCGCCGCAAGGAGGCCATCGTCCGGGTCCGTATCGTCCCGGGCAGCGGCAAGATCACCTGCAACGGCCGCGACCTCGAGGCCTACTTCCCGAGCAAGGTGCACCAGCAGCTCATCAAGGACCCGCTGGTCACCGCCGAGAAGCCCGAGATGTTCGACGTCATCGCCAACCTGCGGGGCGGCGGCACCACCGGCCAGGCGGGTGCGCTGCGGCTGGCCATCGCCCGCGCGCTGATCGTCAGCGAGCCGGACGACCGCCCGGCCCTGAAGAAGGCCGGCTTCCTCACCCGGGACGCCCGGGTCAAGGAGAGCAAGAAGTACGGTCTCAAGAAGGCCCGTAAGGCTCCGCAGTACTCGAAGCGCTGATCACCAACGGCGCGTTGTACTTCTGACGAACGGCCGGGTCCGCCTCCCCTCCGCGGGAGGTGGCCCGGCCGTCGCGCTTTCTCCACTCATCGCAGTTGCACCGGAGGTTGGCGGGTATGGGGCGGTTGTTCGGCACGGACGGCGTACGCGGGCGGGCGAACGTCGATCTCACCCCGGAGTTGGCGCTCGCCGTGGCGGTGGCCGCCGCGCACACGCTGGCCGAGTCGGACCGCAGCCACCCGCCGCTGGCGGTGGTCGGGCGGGACACCCGGGCCAGCGGCGAGATGCTGGAGGCCGCCGTGGTCGCCGGCCTGACCAGCGCCGGAGCGAGCGTGGTCCGGGTCGGCGTGCTGCCCACCCCCGCCGTGGCGTTCCTGACCGCCGAGGCCAAGGCGGACCTGGGTGTGATGCTCTCCGCGTCGCACAACCCGATGCCGGACAACGGGATCAAGCTGTTCGCCGCCGGAGGGCACAAGCTGCCCGACGAGATCGAGCTGCGGATCGAGGCGGCCGTCGAGGCGAACGCCACCACGGCCTGGGACCGCCCGGTCGGCGCGGGGGTCGGCCGGGTGCACGACCTGCTCGACGGCGCCGACCACTACGTGCAGCACCTGGTCGGCACCGTGCCGCACCGCCTCGACGGCATCAAGGTCGTGGTCGACTGCGCCAACGGCGCCGCCGCCGAGGTCGCCCCGGTCGCCTACCGGGAGGCCGGCGCCGAGGTGATCGCGATCCACGCCGAGCCGGACGGCCTCAACATCAACGACGAGTGCGGTTCCAACCACCTCGACGGGCTGCGGGCCGCCGTGGTCGAGCACGGCGCGCACCTGGGCCTCGCCCACGACGGCGACGCCGACCGGTGCGTGGCGGTCGACGCCGACGGCGCGGAGGTCGACGGTGACGAGCTGATGGCGATCCTCGCCCTGGCCCTGCGGGACGCCGGCGAGCTGACCCGGGACACCCTGGTCGCCACCGTGATGAGCAACCTCGGCCTGCGGCTGGCCATGTCCGCGCAGGGCATCCGGCTGGTCGAGACCAAGGTCGGCGACCGGTACGTGTTGGAGGAGCTGCGCGCCTCCGGCCTCGCCCTCGGCGGCGAGCAGAGCGGCCACCTGGTGATGCCCGCGCACGCCACCACCGGGGACGGTGTCCTCACCGGCCTGCACCTGATGGCCCGGATGGCCGCCACCGGCCGCTCCCTGGCCGAGCTGGCCTCGGTGGTCACCAAGCTGCCCCAGGTGCTGATCAACGTGCCGGTCGGCGACCGGACGGTCGGGGCCGCCGCGCCCGCCGTGCGGGCCGAGGTCGAGCGGGCCGAGGCCGAGCTGGGGGAGACCGGCCGGGTGCTGCTCCGCCCGTCCGGCACCGAACCGCTGGTACGGGTGATGGTCGAGGCCGGCACCGAGGAGACGGCCCGGTCGGTGGCCGAGCGGATCGCCGAACACGTCCGTACCGCCAGCCCTGCCAGCTGAGCCGGCACCGGTCAGGCCTGCCGGTGCGGGTGTGCCGGTCGCCGGGTGATCGCCGCCGCGCGGTCCGCCGCCGTCGACGGGCGACCAGGGTGCCGGTCAGTGCGGGTCGGCCGGGGTGACCAGGGTGCTGGTCAGTGCTGGTCGGCCAGCGTGCGCAGCCGGGTGACCGCCTCGCTCAGCACCTCGGGACGCTTGCAGAAGGCGAACCGGACCAGCCGGCGACCGGCCTCGACGTCGTCGTAGAAGACCTGGGTGGGTACGCCGACCACGCCGCAGCGCTCCGGCAGGGAGCGGCAGAACTCCAGCCCGTCGCGACCGCCGAGACCGGTGATGTCGGCGGTGACGAAGTACGTCCCCTCCGGGGTGAGCACCGTGAAACCGGCGTCGGTCAGGCCGTCGATCAGCAGGTCCCGCTGCCGCTGGAGGGCGTCTCGGAAGCCGGTGTAGTAGTCGTCGGGCAGGGCCAGTGCCACGGCGACCGCCGGTTGCAGCGGTGCCGCGTTGACGAAGGTGAGGAACTGCTTGACCCGCAGCACCGCCGAGACCAGCGCGGCGGGGCCACTGACCCAGCCCACCTTCCACCCGGTGCAGGAGAACGTCTTGCCGGCCGACGAGATGCGCAGGGTGCGTTCCCGCATCCCGGGCAGGGTGGCCAGCGGTAGGTGAGCGGAGGCGGCGTCGGTGAAGACGAGGTGCTCGTACACCTCGTCGGTGACCGCGTACACGTCGTGCTCCCGACAGAGGTCGGCGACCAGCGCCAACTCCGGCGCGGTGAAGACCTTCCCGGTCGGGTTGTGCGGGGAGTTCAGCAGCACCAGCCGGGTACGCGGCCCGAACGCGGCCCGCAACTCGGCCGGGTCGAAGGCGTACCGGCCGTCGTCGCCGGGGCGCAACGTCACCGGTCGCCGTACCGCGCCGGCCAACGCGATCGACGCCGCGTACGAGTCGTAGTACGGCTCGAAGCAGACCACCTCGTCGCCCGCCTCGCAGAGCGCCAGGATGCTCGCGGCGACCGCCTCGGTGGCCCCGGCGGTGACGATCACCTCGCCGTCCGGGTCGTACGTCAGGCCGTGGAAACGGTGCTGGTGCTCGGCGACGGCCCGGCGCAGCACGGGGATCCCCGGACCGGGCGGGTACTGGTTCTGCCCGGAGCGCAGCGCCTCGGCGGCGGCGGCCAGCATCTCCGGCGGCCCGTCGGTGTCCGGGAAGCCCTGGCCCAGGTTGACCGCCCCGGTCCGGACGGCGAGCGCGGACATCTCGGCGAAGACGGTCGTCCCGAACGGGCGCATCCGGGCCACCAGCGGGTCGACATCGGTCGGCGTCGTCACGCCCGTCAGCCTACGGCTCGGGCACGCCCGGTTCCGCACGGCGCGGGGTCGCCATGTCCGGGACGGTCGCGGGGCTGCGCCCGCCCGGCGTGCCCCGGGCCGGTGGGCGGGTCAGCGGACCGGGCCGGCATGGCGTGGCACCGGTCAGCCGGCGGAACCCACCGTACGGTGTGCCCCGCCGGACCGCGGGTGGGCACGGCGACGGGCGTGGCCGGTCGGTGCGGCTGCGGTGGCCAATCGGGCTCGGGATCGTCGTAGTCGTAGTCGTCCCCGGTCGTCGACTCCGGCACGAGTTGACCCAGCAGCGCACCGCCCCCGCAGGCGCAGGCGCAGAAGCCCAGGACGAGCAGCACGACCACCGCCACCACGATCGCCACCACCTGACCGGTGGAACTCCGGCCGCCCGGCGGCGGGTACCCCGGGTGGGCGAACGGCGGCGGGTAACCCGGGGGCGGCCACCCGTGGCCGGGTAGTCCACCGGGCATCGCGCCGGGCCTGGTCGGGTCCACGCCGGCCCAGCCCACGGCAGGTGGCCTGCCGGGCATCCCGCCGGGCGGAACCGGGGCCATGCCCGCCCAGCCCCCGGCGGGCGTGCCGGGAGGAGCCGGGGCGGCCCGACCACCGGTCGACGGCGGCCCGGGCCATGGGTCGGGGGCCGCCCAGGGTGGTGGCACCGCGAGCGGATCCGGCGCAGGCCAGGCGGACGCGCCAGCCGCCGCGTCGGCGGGGGGCGGCGTGTCGCCGGCCGCGGGTGAGGGGTCGCCGGGTGGGGGCGCGTCGGACATGGTCGCTCCGGGGACGCGAGGGTGGGAAAGGGGGCGAGCGGGCCGTCCCTGGGCGTCCCAGGGTCGCCGAGAGACTGTCGTACGGTCGGGCGGTCCGCAAGCCCGCGTCGTCGAACGGGTGGGGCGGGCGTCCGGTTGTCGCCGGTCACCATCCGTTCGCTCAATTTCGGTGATTGTTTACCCGGCTTCTGCGCACGCGCGATGAGCGAAACTGGGTTAGGCTGCGGACCATGTGTGGAATCGTGGGTTACGCCGGCTCGCGCCCGGCGCTCGGCATCGTGCTCGACGGGCTGCGCCGGCTGGAGTACCGGGGGTACGACTCGGCCGGGGTCGCGATCGTGTGCGACGACGAGCTGCTCACCGAGAAGAAGGCCGGCAAGCTGGCCAACCTGGAGAAGGTGCTCTCCGAGCGGGCCGCCAGCAACCCGGAGGACTGCGCCGCCAGCCCGGTCGGCATCGGCGACGGCACCACCGGCATCGGGCACACCCGGTGGGCCACCCACGGCGGGCCGACCGACCGTAACGCCCACCCGCACGTGGCCCCCGACGGCCGGGTCGCCGTGATCCACAACGGCATCATCGAGAACTTCGCCAAGCTCCGCGCCGAGCTGGAGGACGACGGGGTCCAGTTCACCAGCGACACCGACACCGAGTGCGCCGCTCACCTGCTCGCCCGTGCGCTCGCCGAGCTGCGCGCGGCGGGTGGGACCGACGGCCCCCAGCTGCTCGCCGCCGGGATGCGGGTGGTGTGCCGACGGCTGGAGGGCGCCTTCACCCTGCTCGCCGTGGACGCCGCCGTCCCCGGTGCGGTGGTCGGCGCGCGGCGTAACTCGCCGCTGGTGGTCGGCCGGGGCGACGGGGAGAACTACCTGGCCAGCGACGTCGCGGCGTTCATCGAGCACACCCGCGAGGCGGTCGAGCTGGGCCAGGACCAGCTCGTCCTGATCACCGCCGACAGCATCGAGATCACCGACTTCGACGGGGAGCCGGCCACCGGCAAGGACTTCCACATCGACTGGGACTCGTCGGCCGCCGAGAAGGGCGGTTACGACTGGTTCATGCTCAAGGAGATCGAGGAGCAGCCGCAGGCCATCGCGGACACCCTGCTCGGCCGGCTCACCGAGACCGGGGAGATCGCCCTGGACGAGGTCCGCCTCAGCGACCAGGACCTGCGCGACGTCGACAAGATCTTCATCGTCGCCTGCGGCACCGCGTACCACTCCGGCATGGTCGCCAAGTACGCCATCGAGCACTGGACCCGGATCCCCTGCGAGGTGGAACTGGCCAGCGAGTTCCGCTACCGCGACCCGGTGCTCGACCGGTCCACCCTGATCGTGGTGATCTCGCAGTCCGGCGAGACGATGGACACCCTGATGGCGCTGCGGCACGCCAAGGAGCAGAAGGCCCGGGTGCTGGCCATCTGCAACACCAACGGCTCCACCATCCCGCGTGAGTCCGACGCGGTGCTCTACACCCACGGCGGCCCGGAGATCGCGGTCGCCTCCACCAAGGCGTTCCTCACCCAGCTGGTCGCCTGCTACCTGATCGGCCTGCACCTGGCCCAGGTACGCGGGATCAAGTTCGCCGACGAGGTCGGCGCGGTGGTGGCCCAGCTCCAGGAGATGCCGGACAAGCTGCGCGAGCTGCTCGGCCGGATCGAGCCGGTGCGGGAGCTGGCCCGGGAGCTGAAGTCCGAGCCGACGGTGCTCTTCATCGGCCGGCACGTCGGCTACCCGGTCGCCCTGGAGGGTGCGCTCAAGCTCAAGGAGCTGGCGTACATGCACGCCGAGGGGTTCGCCGCCGGTGAGCTGAAGCACGGGCCGATCGCCCTGATCGACAAGGGCACCCCGGTGATCTGCGTGGTGCCGTCGCCGGTCGGCCGGGGCATGCTGCACGACAAGGTCGTCTCGAACATCCAGGAGGTCCGGGCCCGGGGGGCACGGACCATCGTGATCGCCGAGGAGGGCGACCAGGCGGTCGTCCGCTACGCCGACCACCTGATCTACGTGCCGCGTACGCCCACCCTGCTCGCGCCGCTGGTCACCACCGTCCCCCTGCAGGTGCTCGCGGCCGAGATCGCCGCCGCCCGGGGGCACGACGTCGACCAGCCGCGCAACCTGGCGAAGTCGGTCACCGTCGAGTAGGACGCCGGTCATCGGCCGAGCACGATCCGGGCCATCCCGTCCAGGGCGGGGTTGCCGGGCTCCCAGTAGCCGGTGTGACCGTACCGGCCACTGGGGAAGGTCCGGCCGCCGAAGCCCGGATCGCTCGGGTCGTGCCCGAACCACAGCTGGTGGTCGTCCGGGCGGAGCAGCCAGGCGGCGCTGGCCAGCGGCGAGGTGGCCAGCACCGCCCGACCGGCCAGGTCGCGGGGCGGCTCGACCAGCGCGATCACGTCGTCGCGGGCGGTGCTGGCCCAGACCCGGTCCGGCGGTAGACCGAGCGCGTCGGCCCGGTCCACCCCGACGCCGGGTGAGCCGACGAAGGCCAACGCGTCGGCGGCCAGCCCGTGGTCCCGGGCGGCGCTGCCCACCACCAGCGAGCCGTAGCTGTGCCCGAGCACGGTCTGCCGGGCCGCCGGCCCGTCGTGGGTGGCGCGCAGCCCCTCCTGGAACCGGTGCAGCGCCGACCCGGCGTCCCGGGCCTGGGCCGGCGAGGAGGCCTCGGGCAGGAAGTCGGGGGCGTCGTAGTCCAGCCAGAGCACCGCCGCCGTCTCCTCGCCCGGGGCGATGGCGGTGCACCGGGCCTGGACCCGGGCGGCCCGGCCCAGTTCGCCGGGGACGTCGGCGAGGTCGCTGGTCATCCCCGGCACGTAGGTCAGCACCCGGGCGGCCCGGTCCGGGTTGCCCAGCGCGACGATCGCCCGCCCGTCGCCGGCCGGGTCGAGCCCGAGCAGGTAAGCCCTGGGCGTCCCCGTCGAGGCCAGCCGGCCGGCGAGCCGGTCCAGGACGGCCAGCGCCCGGTCGATCCGCCGTAGCGCGGCGCGCTCGCCCGGCCGGCGGGCCGACAGCGACCGCCGTTCGGCCAGCAGCGCCTCCCGGTGCCCCGCCAGCAGCAACCGGT
Above is a window of Micromonospora rifamycinica DNA encoding:
- the rplM gene encoding 50S ribosomal protein L13 is translated as MRTYSPKPGEIERQWHVIDASDVVLGRLATHAATLLRGKHKPTFAPHVDTGDFVVIVNAGKVALTGNKRQTKVAYRHSGYPGGLKQVGYDELLTKRPERAIELAVKGMLPHNKLGRQLIKKLKVYAGAEHPHLAQQPVPFEIKQIAQ
- the rpsI gene encoding 30S ribosomal protein S9; its protein translation is MTDIIETEVAPEATEAPAPVARAPHGDRPIQTVGRRKEAIVRVRIVPGSGKITCNGRDLEAYFPSKVHQQLIKDPLVTAEKPEMFDVIANLRGGGTTGQAGALRLAIARALIVSEPDDRPALKKAGFLTRDARVKESKKYGLKKARKAPQYSKR
- the glmM gene encoding phosphoglucosamine mutase, with product MGRLFGTDGVRGRANVDLTPELALAVAVAAAHTLAESDRSHPPLAVVGRDTRASGEMLEAAVVAGLTSAGASVVRVGVLPTPAVAFLTAEAKADLGVMLSASHNPMPDNGIKLFAAGGHKLPDEIELRIEAAVEANATTAWDRPVGAGVGRVHDLLDGADHYVQHLVGTVPHRLDGIKVVVDCANGAAAEVAPVAYREAGAEVIAIHAEPDGLNINDECGSNHLDGLRAAVVEHGAHLGLAHDGDADRCVAVDADGAEVDGDELMAILALALRDAGELTRDTLVATVMSNLGLRLAMSAQGIRLVETKVGDRYVLEELRASGLALGGEQSGHLVMPAHATTGDGVLTGLHLMARMAATGRSLAELASVVTKLPQVLINVPVGDRTVGAAAPAVRAEVERAEAELGETGRVLLRPSGTEPLVRVMVEAGTEETARSVAERIAEHVRTASPAS
- a CDS encoding pyridoxal phosphate-dependent aminotransferase, producing MTTPTDVDPLVARMRPFGTTVFAEMSALAVRTGAVNLGQGFPDTDGPPEMLAAAAEALRSGQNQYPPGPGIPVLRRAVAEHQHRFHGLTYDPDGEVIVTAGATEAVAASILALCEAGDEVVCFEPYYDSYAASIALAGAVRRPVTLRPGDDGRYAFDPAELRAAFGPRTRLVLLNSPHNPTGKVFTAPELALVADLCREHDVYAVTDEVYEHLVFTDAASAHLPLATLPGMRERTLRISSAGKTFSCTGWKVGWVSGPAALVSAVLRVKQFLTFVNAAPLQPAVAVALALPDDYYTGFRDALQRQRDLLIDGLTDAGFTVLTPEGTYFVTADITGLGGRDGLEFCRSLPERCGVVGVPTQVFYDDVEAGRRLVRFAFCKRPEVLSEAVTRLRTLADQH
- the glmS gene encoding glutamine--fructose-6-phosphate transaminase (isomerizing); the protein is MCGIVGYAGSRPALGIVLDGLRRLEYRGYDSAGVAIVCDDELLTEKKAGKLANLEKVLSERAASNPEDCAASPVGIGDGTTGIGHTRWATHGGPTDRNAHPHVAPDGRVAVIHNGIIENFAKLRAELEDDGVQFTSDTDTECAAHLLARALAELRAAGGTDGPQLLAAGMRVVCRRLEGAFTLLAVDAAVPGAVVGARRNSPLVVGRGDGENYLASDVAAFIEHTREAVELGQDQLVLITADSIEITDFDGEPATGKDFHIDWDSSAAEKGGYDWFMLKEIEEQPQAIADTLLGRLTETGEIALDEVRLSDQDLRDVDKIFIVACGTAYHSGMVAKYAIEHWTRIPCEVELASEFRYRDPVLDRSTLIVVISQSGETMDTLMALRHAKEQKARVLAICNTNGSTIPRESDAVLYTHGGPEIAVASTKAFLTQLVACYLIGLHLAQVRGIKFADEVGAVVAQLQEMPDKLRELLGRIEPVRELARELKSEPTVLFIGRHVGYPVALEGALKLKELAYMHAEGFAAGELKHGPIALIDKGTPVICVVPSPVGRGMLHDKVVSNIQEVRARGARTIVIAEEGDQAVVRYADHLIYVPRTPTLLAPLVTTVPLQVLAAEIAAARGHDVDQPRNLAKSVTVE
- a CDS encoding alpha/beta hydrolase, yielding MIGYAQLWTASPGDWDAAGVAWRGVDAPVGRRRAGLADRAAALRTGWRGTAATAADVRLGGLRAELTTILPALVETEQALAEFAGRLRVAKARLAEAVAVADRTGVAVDRHGGARAAPQAWHGPESGALPGHPDPRPAGAGTVSPAAVGQVAAALREALTQADAADREATARLTELAGAARTGWVEPPPPGRPADDATPATVRAWWAGLTPAQRRWLVLHEPARTGPRDGVPAAARDQANRLLLAGHREALLAERRSLSARRPGERAALRRIDRALAVLDRLAGRLASTGTPRAYLLGLDPAGDGRAIVALGNPDRAARVLTYVPGMTSDLADVPGELGRAARVQARCTAIAPGEETAAVLWLDYDAPDFLPEASSPAQARDAGSALHRFQEGLRATHDGPAARQTVLGHSYGSLVVGSAARDHGLAADALAFVGSPGVGVDRADALGLPPDRVWASTARDDVIALVEPPRDLAGRAVLATSPLASAAWLLRPDDHQLWFGHDPSDPGFGGRTFPSGRYGHTGYWEPGNPALDGMARIVLGR